A segment of the Aureimonas sp. SA4125 genome:
ACGCAAAAACCCTGCGGCTCGGTCGAGCGCAGGGCCTCAGCGACGACGGGCGCCTTGCGGCGGACCCGTCATGCATCGTTCCGAAATCTGCCGCCAGTACATCCGTGGTCGACGTCTCTCAGAACGAGAACTGTATAGAGCCTCCCTTGCGGGAAGCTGGATTTTTAGGAGACGGTCGCCAGATTGTCGGCGGACATCTTGCCGGTCTTGCGATCGGAAACCAGCTCGAAGCTGATCTTCTGGCCGTCCGTCAGCGTGCTGAGGCCGGCGCGCTCGACGGCGCTGATATGAACGAAGGCGTCCTGGCCGCCATTATCAGGCGAGATGAAGCCGAAGCCCTTGTCGTTGTTAAACCATTTTACGGTTCCCGTGATCATGGGATACCTTTCTACGAAAGAATTGTTCTCGAGACTCAAGAGATGAGGCCCGTTGCAATCGAATAATCTGGAGGAGACTCAATGAGCATGCGTTGAAAACAACGCGGGGCCAAATGGTCAGGCCATCGTCCGACCGTTCTGATATGGGCGAAACACCCGGCCGATGCAAGGCCGCGGCCGGTTCTTTTAGCGCATTTGTTTATTTGTAAGAAGGACGCGGGCCGAACTTCCCGGCTGCCCAGGGGAAACTCTCGAAACTCCGGCCGGACGGAACGGAGCGCGAATGGCGGGAGCGCGCCACCGGCAGACGCTGCGGCAGCCGACACGAAAACGCCGCCGCGATCACAGGGCGATCGCGGCGGCGTTTTCGTTCAGAAGATCAGAGGTTTAGCGGCACTGCTGGCGGGGGCCGTTGTATGGCTGGTAGGTGTTGTCCGAAACGCGGTAAGAGCGGTAGCGGCTCTGGCAGGAACGGATATGGGCATTGCTCACGCCGCGATTGCTCGCCGCGCCGCCGATGATCGCGCCGGCGATGAAGGCCGCGGGCGGAAACCAGTAGCCGTTGTGCCGGCGATAGCCCGGGCGGCTGCTGCGATACCCGCGATGGCCACGATAGTAATCGCGGCGATTGTCGTAGCGCC
Coding sequences within it:
- a CDS encoding cold-shock protein is translated as MITGTVKWFNNDKGFGFISPDNGGQDAFVHISAVERAGLSTLTDGQKISFELVSDRKTGKMSADNLATVS